The window ACCGTagtcaaaattcaataaatattaacATTCAGTTGATTGCTTCACCCGTTCGTCATGGAACGTTTGTGCACTAGATGGTAATGGTTTTCGTTAAATCGTAGTAGCATCAGATCACATTTTAAATAAAACTATCACTTTTTTTCGGCTACATTTCTATCATTAATGTATCACAACCGGACTCTGCTGCAAACAGACACCAACAGAAGGACTGTCGTTGGGGTCCCCCTGTTGCCTCAAAGGTGTGTTGTGAGTGCCGTTGGGTGCCATGGTCATGTGACCATTCGATCCTGCCGTCGGATGTTTCATCATCGAGTTGCCCTCGGACATACTGGGTTGGATGTAGGTACCGAAAGTTAGGGAGGGAGGTCCGTAGTTCATTATGTTGGGGGGGTAACGATGTGAATGCACTAGTCGAGCAGGGGAGGGTTCGCAATCCATGGTTGTGTAGCTGGTGGATTGATAATTGTAGTTTACAGGTTCTCTCGGTCGACCAATTAAATTTAACCCTGAAACAAACAATTCTCATGATTCTGATTTTTCGGTTGGGTTAAACACTTAAAAGTTTTTCCGACATGCAAAACAGGAATCGAAGAATGATGGGAAGGGGAGAACAAAGTAACCGAATTATGTTGTACTATTACCATTATTGTATGTATAATTATTGATAATATAGTATGACAACATGGTTCAAATCCGATTTGACGTTCATCAACACCAAACATTCATCCATGCAAAGCTATCTGTTCTGGAAATTTTATAAACTACCTAAGAAAGAACAGTGAACGGTTGTTCACTGGTGAGCTTGAAGTGTTAACTATGAgatcaaaaaacttttttgatatcGAAAGAATTAAAGAATCAACATAAAGTACTAACACAGTTGCACTCATTGTAAacgtttaatgattttttacttATGCTATGGGTGgataattttcaaatgataattGAGCAAAAAATGTTGTGTTGCAATATAcggggtgttcctaaattggaggtacaaataaaaatgagagattccttggttaattttgagaaaaaagttctataaacaaTGGCCCACCACACAGTTTGTATTCAAGATTCTTGTAGTCCCCTTTTTTTGGTGATAATAATACAAGTTTATGAAACATTGCTACAGATCAGTGAAATAAGTATAAAAactaataatgatttttttcatcctAGCTGGAATTCTAGAAGATATATAGATTGTAtatctaatttaggaacacctgtagAGATTTCGAGAACACCTGGATAGAAGACCATATGgagtatttgaaaaattaaatacatacatacattcAATATGTTCACATATTATGAAAGATTCTGTATTGCCACCTTTAATCTACCTTGATCTAAATACAATGGTATAcacttttttaatttattaattccttCCATAAGATTCAATGGCTACCCTAAAGCTCATATACTGAAATTCCTATATTGTAGTTCAAATGATACAATTCTAGTGAATAAAAACAAAGAAGACGATTTTTGTATATTAATCAAAACATTCAAGATATCAGGGATATTTAATtggaattataataaaaaaaaatataaaaatgaaaacttataTGAAATCAGGAATTAGGAGCTAATGGAGGCACATCAAGATTTCCAACGGAATTATTCAAGGAAgaaaaaattccagaaaattACTGACGCCGGATTAGAAACTTTTGCGCGCTCGTTCGGTAATATAAAATACTATGAAGTGATATGATAATTATAAGGTTTCAGaaaatatgttatatattataatgtttttcattctattcaTGTGTTAAGCGCAAGAAACGAGCGCGCAAAAAAGAAAATGGGAAGATAACACCATATAAGGGAATAAAGAATGATAAGACCAATGAATAAAGTTGGTTTTTATCCTATATCTAAGAGGTGTACATCATTCCAACTAAGAATAATGATATGTTAATAATACCTGTGTTGGTAAAGAAGTTTACATTTCACCAGTTGTTTCACTATGTTAGTCATCGCTGAGTTCCAGTCAAATCTGCATAAAAGCGTATTGTCCATTACGTTTGGAGAATATGACAACGGAAGGAAGcaagaaaaaatcgaaataaactGTTAAAGTTTCTgtgattttttaaaaaaacagACTGATTGATCAGAAGAATAATCAAAAAGAAATTAACcatcatattttgaaaatgtacgcttttaaaaatataataaattttccttagaaaacaaaaATCCTATTTTTCTCCCATCAAGTACACTAAATGGATtattttctacaataaaatTTAGGGAAAAGCACTGACAAAGTtttcgagcgctcgttcattcatgcgccaagtGCACCCTTGAAGACCGCACAATTGTGTATATTTACAGGACTGTGTCcaattcgaaattttgcacatagcttgaaattataatttaatataTGGTGGATTTTTgcccgtacctaagaactatgaactaagaactaaacctaagaattcagtggcgtttatgcactctcttgttagttcttagttaaggcatgcgcacatgctcgaactactttctatttgtcctatactttgatgtttgacattgatatttattgttaaaaaattaaatttaattttttcaaatacacctaatacttttcatcgataaacacgaataaagaacataaaattatagaaactggtactcgttaatattgaaattctatgagacttctatattttacctgagcccttagttcttagttaacagttggcctgttagtgttagttcttagaaaacgtgcataaacgccctcattgatttgttagcgatcaatttttagttcttagttcttaggtttagtcttagttcttaggactggtgcataaatccaccaatAGACAACCAAAATTTCAACTTCCATTCTGTGGTACGAAaatattggttaatttttttcaacatcttTGAATTTTCAACAGTTCTGGATGAGTTATCAACACGAAAATTTccacgaagcttgaaatagttattctaTATAAACATACAAAATATCAATACGATCAGATCTATAGTCacagaaatatttattattttgtttttttccctATCCTACTTGAATTTTTCTACAGTTCTGATGAGTGATAATATGATCATCAGTGAGCCAAATCTTATCGATTGAGACTATATTTTAATGACCAAAATACAGAAATCTTGACAAAATCATAGTGCGATCGGTTtggagaacgagcgctcaaaaaaaaattagtactttcattttaaatttgGGCTTTTACAACgttcaaaggaccccgcacggttTCTATGGAAAATTGGTCCCAGTCGAATTAGCTGAAAATTTAGTATAATGTGGTTTATGAAGTCCTGATCAAATGTCTCCATGGGCACAACAAGATCTAAtgtacagtttttgagatacaggatgtCAAACATGCAGAGAGAGGGTTGTTACTTAcctttagaaaatcaataatgtggcgatttttttgttacaaaaagttgaagataataattacaATCTCAATATTGTCGACACGAGTTGTAATAAGAAGTTATAACACTCCGTATACAGGGTTattaataattacataatttttatgtaattcTTCAAACAAACTCAGTCAAACGCAAAAGCTCGTAGACTTGCAGAATAAGtaaaaaacatttgattttaatattggGTGATCTGAGGGGACTATTATACGGGGTCTTCCACTTTTTTAGTTgtagtaatttaatttttttcaggaacatatagaaaaattaaacataaaagTAGCAAACTTAATATAATATGATCAATATTCTGTGGCTCTTGTCTATTTGTTGCATCTTGTACGGATCATATAATTCGGTTAGGGGATAGGCCGAGCGAATGTTTGGTACGTTCCACATAACGCTAATATCGGATGCAAGCCATCAACAAATAATAGAATCCGTGCATAATCATAATTACAATGTCTTAACAGACATGGTAAGAAATGTTTTTAATGCAGTAGTCTCCCATTGGATTACTGCATCATCATGCGGTCTACCAGGATCCGTACAAGATGCAACAAATAGACAAGAGCCGCAGAATATTGCtcatattatatttagttttctacttttatgttaaatttttctatatgttcctgaagaaaattaaattactaCAACTAAAAAAGTGGAAGACCCCGTGTAATAGTAACCTCAGATCACccaatattaaaatcaaatgtttTTACTTATTCTGCAAGTCTACGAGCTTTTGCTTTTGACTGAGTTTGTTTAAAgaattacataaaaattatgtaattattaatAACCCTGTATACGGAGTCTTATAACTTCTTGTTACAACTCGTGTCGACAATATTGAGATtgtaattattatcttcaactttttgtaacaaaaaaatcgccacattattgattttctaaaggTAAGTAACAACCCTCTCTCTGCATgtttgacaccctgtatctcaaaaactgtacaTTAGATCTTGTTGTGCCCATGGAGACATTTGATCAGGACTTCATAAACCACATTATACTAAATTTTCAGCTAATTCGACTGGGACCAATTTTCCATAGAaaccgtgcggggtcctttgttaAATTCGTTAAAACAAAACTAGGATAAAAAAAATGACACTTCATAACTTTGCAGAATTGACTCAATATAATAGAAATAGCTAAAACAGAGGGCGATGCAACAATATGATGAAACACAGCTTCATATCCTTcctaatattcaatattctatATTTGTAATTGTTATTGATCGAGATGCTAGGATAAGATGATATATGTGAAAATTCTTACCATGTGTGCTACTAGAGTTGTTCATCAGTGACATGTCCATCGAGACAACGGCAGGACTGGAACTCGAACTGTTGGGCGTCGTGTTGCCCTTCTCCTTCGAGCTCTTGAAGAAGTTGTGTTGCAGCGCGTAAAAAGGAGTTATCCTCGTCTTCGGATCGTAATCGAGCATGTGCAGGATGAGATCTTTGAATTTGAGGTAGTCGGACATGGAATGGCCGAACTCGCCCAGACGTCGTCCCCCAGGTCCTCCCGTCTCTACCCCCAGGATGTCGTGCAACCTCCTGGTGCCTGGAAACTTGTACTTTTTCCCGTCTCGGGGTTTCTTCAGAACATACCtggaaatttatgttttttaatgatttctcGGAAACTGGTTAGTattctaaataataataataacatttattgattCTTCAAGACAACCAagtataggacaggtcataaTGAAGCAAGAAAATCCAAAAagattaaactaaacaaaatttgCAATTGACTGTTACTCGTATAGTTTTAAGTCATTGTCCTCTAAATATTCTCTTACAGAGTGGTAACATTTATTCAGTAACAAACTCTTAACTAATTTCTTGAAATAGTACATATTTTTACTTCTTATAGAGactggtaaatgattgaacagaaCAATCCCCTGATAGTTGGGAGATTGTTCGTATTTTGATGTTCTGTGCCCAGGAATTACTGGGATATCACCGCTCCTTGTTGGGTAAGAATGGTAACTTGATAGCTTagtaagatttttttcattctttttagtaTGAAGTAAACATTTAAACAAGTAGATACCCGCTACTGTTAATATTTCGTTGTCACAAAAATAGGGTCTACAAGATGTGCGTGGATGGATATTAAATATCAGTCTTATAATTTTCTTCTGACAAAATTAAACATTCCTGCAcaaagaaaaacaaatattcgGTGAAGAAACTAATTatttaacaaattttcattgaaaagttCATTAGAACATTCTAGTGATAAGCAAAATATACATGGTGATTCATTAAGAATATCTAATCTATTAGTTGTAGATTTTAGACTTCAAAATATGATGGTTTTTCAGATACCGGTGTTCAAATTTTAAATGTGGATTTTCATTTCTGCAATAGTTTTTCGTTTTCATAGTTTCTTTTTGAGAATTAggaattttactttttttaggATGGAATTTGCCAATTTGAACTTTAATTTAGCATTGCTACCTAATAGAAGGCGCTGGTTGCACTTGGTTGTATTCAAATATGTATGTGTAAAATAATATAAGGCGCCATGTATGGcgtatgtttataccctgtagcttacagaataaaccattttattattattattattatcatctaAGTTCCCCCTGTTTGTCAATAGACGGCTCCAGCAGTAAGGGCTGATCGATTTTGacatattattttcaatcacATTCACAGCTTTTTCTACTTTCCGTCGCTATTCTAGAGGAGCATCAAttcttatggtggatttatgcaccagtcctaagaactaagacctaatggtggatttatgcaccgtacctaagaactaaggactaagaagtatgaactaaacctaagaattcagtggcgtttatgcactctcttgttagttcttagttaaggcatgcacACGTGCTCGAaatactttctatttgttctatactttgatgtttgacatcgatattcattgtgaaaaaattaaattaaattttttcaaatacacctaatacttttcatcgataaacacgaataaagaacataaaatgatagaaactggtactcgttaatattgatattctatgcggcgcagcgcacttctatattttacctgagcccttagttcttatggtggatttatgcaccagtcccaagaactaagactaaacctaagaactgagaactaaaaattgaacgctaacaaatcaatgagggcgttcatgcacgtttcctaagaactaacactaacaggccaactgttaactaagaactaagggctcaggtaaaatatagaagtgcgctgCGCCGCATATAAtatcaatattaacgagtaccagtttctatcattttatgttctttattcgtgtttatcgatgaaaagtattaggtgtatttgaaaaaatttaatttaattttttcacaataaatatcaatgtcaaaaatcaaagtatagaacaaatagaaaatagttcgagcacgtgcgcatgccttaactaagaactaacaagagagtgcataaacgccactgaattcttaggtttagttcttagttcatagtttttagtccttagttcttaggtacggtgcataaatccaccattagttaacagttggcctgcttgtgttagttcttagttcttaggaaacgtgcatgaatgccctcattgatttgttagcgttcaattcttaggtcttagttcttaggtttagtcttagttcttaggactggtgcataaatccaccataagaattgaacgctaacaaatcaatgagggcgttcatgcacgtttcctaagaactaagaactaacactagcaggcctactgttaactaagaactaagggctcaggtaaaatatagaagtgcacgtgcaccgcatagaatttcaatattaacgagtagcagtttctatcattttatgttctttattcgtgtttatcgatgaaaagtattaggtgtatttgaaaaaattaaatttaatttcttcacaataaatatcaatgtcaaacatcaaagtataggacaaatagaaagtagttcgagcacgtgcgcatgccttaactaagaactaacaagagagtgcataaacgccactgaattctaaggtttagttcttagttcatagtccttaggtgcataaatccaccattaatGAATAACCCTGTATAGAAGTCAACTCACCTTCCATCTCCCGGCAATTTCTCGAAGTATTTCTTCGTCTTCTCTGCCTGGTCCAGTAAATGCTTGGGCGGCATGCCCAAAACCTCCACTATTTTGTTCATTTGATCCACTTCGTTGGCACCACTGAAGAGCGGTTCTCCGGTGTGCATCTCTACCAGTATGCAACCCAGCGACCACATGTCTATCGCCAAGTCGTAAGGTATGCCCAAAAGTACCTCCGGCGATCTGTAGAAACGGCTTTGGATGTACTGGTATATCTGGAAGGTTACAGAATTGTGAATTATTCCATCAGTATCAAATCTGTCTAAATCGACGTAAAAACTTTCAGCATTAATTAGGGCTCATTGGAAACCTTCAACAAATGGATTATTTAAAATAAAGTGTCATTCATATTGTGGTTCCTAAAgtaaacataaataaaatactttcatttagaatttcgatcaaatttttgtttcatcATAATGCCATTATCATTACAATGACCTGCGAGTGATCTCTTGACTCGTTATTTTTCAAGCAcccaattgaccatattcaccgtcgccatattgttatgagacaataccaactacccagtgttcccaacgaagaaatattgagttttctagaaaaattccacaatataaagtttatatgtgaagtttatgtgtacctcttctggctgctacgccagataggcttgtttgggaccatatttcgcaaaaatttgaccttttggaaatagaaacattagtgaaaggtggttttatgaacaaattaactgcggccgagtgtataaatgaaggcttcgctccatttttggaagtgGTCAGTGaaagaataatctctatggctgatagtatttttgatattggcggtatttttctagtaaactcaatatttctccgttgggaacactgggtagttggtattgtcgcataacaatatggcgacggtgaatatggtcaatcgGCATATGTTCTATGCATTCCATGGTCAGCTGGCTTTAGTTCTTGTGTCAATCAAACCTCTTGAGGAATGGATGATTTGGaccttcttcaacactttcacttacaGAAGCAATATTTTTGGTCCAGCGTATATTTCAATGGTGTATGGGCCTTAAAGACATCAGTAACCGATCCAGGCTCTTTGAGATTTTTCATGGTCTCACCAATTGTACGCCCAGATGCACGATTCGTGTATGTCATGCACGAATCGTACTTATCTACcacagaataattatttttgtagtgGTTTTTCCTAATTTTCATACGTTCAACAATAGATAAACAATACATATTGTTAAATGGCTAACTTTGAACTAAACATATGACTAAGATGCATAGGAACCCTGGTGTGTGCACTGATTCGATTTGTATCATACTTTTTGAGATAGTCCACCATTGCTTTGGTTACCAGATTTCTGTCAGGTGGCGCCcttcagaattgttcgaatttccGCTATCTGtctggcgccgtttaaaaaggaaatcaTGACTTGAGACagtgcaaactttcacaataaatcacaattcagttcatatagaatttttgatgaaatgaatggaatataatgacagacagCGATTGGTCTATTCAGACTATAGAAGATTGTGAcatagaatattataaaatattattctagactcaaaggtcacgagagtcgagaatcgcgagaaatgtcaaatataaatgtTGTACTCGTATGCGCCATCTGATAGTCATAATCTCTCAAAATctagtaggtataaatctgaaaaatttcctgttttgtctgaaagtttttcaggtataagtagacacaccaggaccagggtttctatgcatcttacatatgacgcttcggatgacagttctgtttgacatatgtaaTACGTTCTATCAGTGTGACGTCACACGccaccatttttggttctcctgtcagtgttcggaatccaaacaaataaattgtcattcaaattagtacggtgtcgttgaaggaattgacttattttcagaaataagagtatttgaggaacgatttcagtattaattgatagacagaaggaacgaggttaataccagtgagtttgaatcctgtataattccccagattttgtaaaaagccgt is drawn from Harmonia axyridis chromosome 7, icHarAxyr1.1, whole genome shotgun sequence and contains these coding sequences:
- the LOC123683969 gene encoding serine/threonine-protein kinase minibrain isoform X2, which gives rise to MVSPMAWHKHDHLMSMDKNKQKMASSGGGGGGGGSENMVRRHVPLYGRLVAEDILTASQVSNSSVDIQAMQARIPNSFRDPGVAPLRKLSVDLIKTYKHINEVYYAKKKRRATQTQSEDISHKKEKKVFNDGYDDDNHDYIVRNGEKFLDRYEIDSLIGKGSFGQVVKAYDHVEQCHVAIKIIKNKKAFLNQAQIEVKLLEMMNKADLDNKYYIVRLKRHFMWRNHLCLVFELLSFNLYDLLRNTNFRGVSLNLTRKFALQLCTALMFLSTPELNIIHCDLKPENILLCNSKRSAIKIVDFGSSCQLGQRIYQYIQSRFYRSPEVLLGIPYDLAIDMWSLGCILVEMHTGEPLFSGANEVDQMNKIVEVLGMPPKHLLDQAEKTKKYFEKLPGDGRYVLKKPRDGKKYKFPGTRRLHDILGVETGGPGGRRLGEFGHSMSDYLKFKDLILHMLDYDPKTRITPFYALQHNFFKSSKEKGNTTPNSSSSSPAVVSMDMSLMNNSSSTHGLNLIGRPREPVNYNYQSTSYTTMDCEPSPARLVHSHRYPPNIMNYGPPSLTFGTYIQPSMSEGNSMMKHPTAGSNGHMTMAPNGTHNTPLRQQGDPNDSPSVGVCLQQSPVVIH
- the LOC123683969 gene encoding serine/threonine-protein kinase minibrain isoform X3, yielding MVRRHVPLYGRLVAEDILTASQVSNSSVDIQAMQARIPNSFRDPGVAPLRKLSVDLIKTYKHINEVYYAKKKRRATQTQSEDISHKKEKKVFNDGYDDDNHDYIVRNGEKFLDRYEIDSLIGKGSFGQVVKAYDHVEQCHVAIKIIKNKKAFLNQAQIEVKLLEMMNKADLDNKYYIVRLKRHFMWRNHLCLVFELLSFNLYDLLRNTNFRGVSLNLTRKFALQLCTALMFLSTPELNIIHCDLKPENILLCNSKRSAIKIVDFGSSCQLGQRIYQYIQSRFYRSPEVLLGIPYDLAIDMWSLGCILVEMHTGEPLFSGANEVDQMNKIVEVLGMPPKHLLDQAEKTKKYFEKLPGDGRYVLKKPRDGKKYKFPGTRRLHDILGVETGGPGGRRLGEFGHSMSDYLKFKDLILHMLDYDPKTRITPFYALQHNFFKSSKEKGNTTPNSSSSSPAVVSMDMSLMNNSSSTHGLNLIGRPREPVNYNYQSTSYTTMDCEPSPARLVHSHRYPPNIMNYGPPSLTFGTYIQPSMSEGNSMMKHPTAGSNGHMTMAPNGTHNTPLRQQGDPNDSPSVGVCLQQSPVVIH